A region from the Silene latifolia isolate original U9 population chromosome 7, ASM4854445v1, whole genome shotgun sequence genome encodes:
- the LOC141591975 gene encoding uncharacterized protein LOC141591975 yields the protein MRIEDFDDEEEQEEVLVTLGLVQIPQNNRALVRQVFPSKAGGVPAWLDPDNLPTGKACCCDLCGEPLQFLLQVYGPISEKESTFHRTLFVFMCLSMACLLRDQHEQWKRGPESPSRSVKVFSCQLPLTNAFYKCEPPRYDGSDMPLGTGAPLCAWCGTWKGDKICSSCKITRYCSEKHQAMHWREGHRLECQHLNASVQSPDKNTVAGGSSSNDMPQAASITLWPEYKILEEFESDFPSADVDEQNNLVVAPQEMDETSKSMLDIFGGDDDKKSWAIFQERLARAPEQVLRYSRDEGAQPLWPTSNGRPSRADIPKCSYCKGAMNFEFQILPQLLYYFGVRNDVDSLDWATIVVYTCADSCDASVSYKQEFAWVQLNSQTTSLP from the exons ATGCGCATTGAAGAttttgatgatgaagaagaacaAGAAGAAGTTCTTGTTACTCTAGGGTTGGTTCAAATACCTCAAAATAACCGAGCACTTGTGCGCCAAGTGTTTCCTAGCAAGGCTGGGGGTGTTCCA GCCTGGTTGGATCCCGATAATCTTCCTACTGGAAAAGCATGTTGCTGTGATCTCTGTGGGGAACCTCTTCAGTTCTTACTTCAG GTTTACGGTCCCATCTCAGAGAAAGAATCCACATTCCATCGAACATTATTCGTATTCATGTGCCTATCTATGGCATGCCTTCTTAGGGATCAACATGAACAATGGAAGCGTGGACCGGAAAGCCCATCTAGAAG TGTAAAGGTTTTCAGCTGTCAACTCCCCCTCACTAATGCCTTTTACAAATGCGAGCCACCTAGATATGACGGATCTGATATGCCTTTAGGGACTGGAG CCCCACTTTGTGCATGGTGTGGAACATGGAAGGGAGATAAAATTTGCAGTAGCTGCAAAATAACTCGTTACTGCTCTGAGAAACACCAG GCGATGCACTGGCGTGAGGGCCATAGACTCGAATGTCAACATCTAAACGCTTCTGTTCAGTCACCTGATAAAAACACCGTTGCTGGTGGTTCCTCTTCAAATGACATGCCCCAAG CTGCAAGCATAACTCTGTGGCCTGAGTATAAGATTCTAGAAGAGTTTGAAAGCGATTTTCCCAGTGCTGACGTCGATGAGCAAAATAATCTAGTGGTGGCACCCCAAGAAATGGACGAAACCTCCAAGTCGATGTTGGACATTTTTGGA GGTGATGACGACAAAAAGAGTTGGGCGATATTTCAGGAGCGTCTTGCTAGGGCTCCTGAACAAGTCTTGAG ATATTCAAGGGATGAAGGAGCTCAACCTCTGTGGCCAACATCGAATGGTCGACCATCGAGGGCTGATATCCCAAAGTGCTCTTACTGTAAAGGTGCAATGAATTTTGAGTTTCAG ATACTGCCGCAACTACTGTACTACTTTGGTGTGAGGAACGACGTGGACTCCCTAGACTGGGCTACCATAGTGGTGTATACTTGTGCAGACTCTTGTGATGCAAGTGTTTCTTATAAACAGGAGTTTGCTTGGGTCCAACTCAACTCCCAAACTACCAGTCTTCCTTGA